DNA sequence from the Stigmatella aurantiaca genome:
CAACACGCTGCTCCTGGTGGTGCTCGGCGGGGTGCTCATCCCCGCCATGGTGGCGCTCTACGGGGTGAAGGTGGTGCTGGGGGCAGGCCCCCTGCTGGGCACGCTGGTGCTCGGGTGCATGGCGCTTGCCGCCCCAGGGACCGTGTATGCGGCCATCTCCAGCAACGCCCGGGCACGGGACGTGTTGCTGCCTCTGCTATTGTTCCCGCTCATCGTCCCGGCCCTGCTGGCCTCGGCCAAGGCGATGATGCTGGTGCTCCAGGGAGATCCCATGAATCAGTTGAACTCATGGTTCGGCCTGCTCACCGGCTTCAATCTGATCTATTGGGGACTGGGGTTCGCCCTTTTTCCGCGGGTCATCGAGGACTGACGCATGGGGAAGTTCTTCCGAATCGCACTGCCGCCCATCGCCCTGGGCCTGCTCATCTGGGGCCACTACGTCGGCCTGGCCGTGGCGCCGCCCGACCGGGAGATGGGGGACGTGCAGCGCATCATGTACGCGCACGTGCCCGCGGTGTGGATCGCCATGGTGGCGCTGACGCTCAACTTCCTCTGCTCGGTGACATACCTGTTCAAGCCGAGCTGGAAGACGGACGCGCTGGCGGAGGCCTCCGCGGAGGTGGGGCTCTTGTTCGGCGCGGTGGGCGTGCTCCTGGGCGCCATCTGGGGCCGGCCCACCTGGGGCGTGTACTGGACGTGGGACCCGCGGCTGACGACAGCGGCCATCCTGCTGGTAGCCTACATGGGCTACCTGGCGCTGCGCCGCTTCGTGGAGGACGCGGAGAAGCGCGCGGTGTGGAGCGCCGTGGTGGGCATCATCGCCGCGGTGGACCTGCCCATCATCTGGTTCTCGGTGAAGTGGTGGAGAAGCCTGCACCAGGTGCAGTCGACCCCCCGCACGGTGGACCCGGCCATGATCTTCCCGCTGCGCATCAGCGCCTTCGCGTTCCTGGCCTTCATGATCGTCTTCATCATCTACCGCTACCGCATCGCGATGCACGAGCGGCAGGCCGAGGTGGCGCTGCCGGACGCACTGCCCACGGATGACCCGGCCTCGCGCCGCTCGGCGGGGGTGGCGTGATGCTCTCCGTCTCGACGCTGATGGTGCTGGCGCAGGCGGCCGCGGGCCAGGTGGGCAGCGGCCGGATTCAGGGCGGCTGGGGCTACGTGTGGGTAAGCTACGGCATCACCTGGGGCGCACTGGCCCTGTATTCACTGTCCCTGTGGCTGCGGCGTCCCAACGCCTCGCCGGGTTCGAAGGAGTGACTGAGTCATGACCCCCCTTGTGCGTAACCGGCTCATCGCCGTGGCGGCGCTGCTCGTGGCAGGCGCTGGCCTTGCCTTCGTGGCCTTCGGCAACATCGGCGAGAACCTCGTCTATTACTGGAGCCCCTCGGAGATGATCGGCCAGGGCGAGCGCGCCTACGGCCCCACCATCCGCCTGGGCGGCGTGGTGAAGCCCGGCAGCATCGAGTGGAACGAGGCGCACACCACGCTCCAGTTCCGCGTGGCGAGCGACCACACGCCTGAGTCCCAGAGCGTGCTGGTGCGCTCCACCGAGGTGCCGCCGCAGATGTTCCGCGCGGGCATCGGCGTGGTGGTGGAGGGCACGTATGACGCCTCGCAGGTGTTCACCTCCAACCGGCTAATGGTGAACCACTCCAACGAGTACCGTCCGCCCAAGGAGGGGGAAGAGCCCCGCAAGTGGCAGGAGACGGTCGAGGGCGCCACCACCGCGTCGGCGGCCACGGGGGCGCGGTGACTGGAACGCTGGGATATGGGCTGGTGCTCGGGGCGCTGGTGTGCGCGGCGTTCGGGGCGTTGGTGGGCCTGACGAGTGGCCTGCGCCGCAGCGAGGCGGGCTTCCCCTGGGTGATGCGCGCCGTGGTGGGCTTCTTCGCCTGCATGACGGGCGCGAACCTGGCGATGGTGTACGCGCTCGTCACCGATGACTTCAGCATCCGGTACGTGGCGCAGGTGGGCAGCCGCGCCACGCCGCTGCTCTTCAAGATCGTCTCGCTGTGGAGCGCGCTCGAGGGCTCCATCCTCTTCTGGGGCTTCATCATGGCCTCCTTCCTGCTGGCGTTCGCGCTGGTGCACCGCAAGGAGCACCAGCGCTACATGTCGCTGGCGCTGGGCACCATGCTGGCGGTGGGCGTCTTCTTCGCCTTCCTCATCGCGGGCCCCGCGAACCCCTGGGGCGCCGTGTCCCCGGTGCCCGCGGACGGCCCCGGGCCGAACCCCCTGCTCCAGAACCACATCCTCATGGTCATCCACCCGCCCATGCTCTACCTGGGCTACGTGGGCATGACGGTGCCCTTCGGCGTGGCGGTGGCGGCGCTGCTGCGCGGGGAGATTGGCGATGCGTGGATGGCCCCGCTGCGGCGCTGGACGCTGCTGGCGTGGCTGTTCCTGTCCATCGGCATCATCCTGGGCTCGTGGTGGGCGTACGCGGTGCTGGGCTGGGGCGGCTACTGGGCGTGGGATCCGGTGGAGAACGCCTCGTTCCTGCCGTGGCTGACGGCGACAGCCTTCATCCACTCCACCATGGTGCAAGAGCGCAAGCAGATGCTGCGGCTGTGGACCATGAGCCTGGCGCTGGCCAGCTTCATCCTCACCATCCTGGGCACGTTCATGACGCGCTCGGGCATCTTCAACTCGGTGCACTCGTTCACCCAGTCGGACATCGGCCCCACCTTCCTGGTGTTCATCGCCGTGCTGCTGGTCATCTCCATCGCCCTCCTGGCCACGCGCGGACACCTGCTGGTGGCCCAGGGGCGCATCACCTCCTGGATGTCCCGGGAGACGAGCATCCTGGTGAACAACCTGGTCTTCGTGGCCAT
Encoded proteins:
- a CDS encoding heme exporter protein CcmB; its protein translation is MKRPAPIGLLRATGVLLGKDLLIEWRTRARLNALIFFALATLLLFSFALGPDTKLLERNAGGYLWLAILFASTLALGESFRIEQENACLDGLRLAPADARAIFLSKAVGNTLLLVVLGGVLIPAMVALYGVKVVLGAGPLLGTLVLGCMALAAPGTVYAAISSNARARDVLLPLLLFPLIVPALLASAKAMMLVLQGDPMNQLNSWFGLLTGFNLIYWGLGFALFPRVIED
- the ccsA gene encoding cytochrome c biogenesis protein CcsA codes for the protein MGKFFRIALPPIALGLLIWGHYVGLAVAPPDREMGDVQRIMYAHVPAVWIAMVALTLNFLCSVTYLFKPSWKTDALAEASAEVGLLFGAVGVLLGAIWGRPTWGVYWTWDPRLTTAAILLVAYMGYLALRRFVEDAEKRAVWSAVVGIIAAVDLPIIWFSVKWWRSLHQVQSTPRTVDPAMIFPLRISAFAFLAFMIVFIIYRYRIAMHERQAEVALPDALPTDDPASRRSAGVA
- a CDS encoding cytochrome c maturation protein CcmE codes for the protein MTPLVRNRLIAVAALLVAGAGLAFVAFGNIGENLVYYWSPSEMIGQGERAYGPTIRLGGVVKPGSIEWNEAHTTLQFRVASDHTPESQSVLVRSTEVPPQMFRAGIGVVVEGTYDASQVFTSNRLMVNHSNEYRPPKEGEEPRKWQETVEGATTASAATGAR
- a CDS encoding heme lyase CcmF/NrfE family subunit, translated to MTGTLGYGLVLGALVCAAFGALVGLTSGLRRSEAGFPWVMRAVVGFFACMTGANLAMVYALVTDDFSIRYVAQVGSRATPLLFKIVSLWSALEGSILFWGFIMASFLLAFALVHRKEHQRYMSLALGTMLAVGVFFAFLIAGPANPWGAVSPVPADGPGPNPLLQNHILMVIHPPMLYLGYVGMTVPFGVAVAALLRGEIGDAWMAPLRRWTLLAWLFLSIGIILGSWWAYAVLGWGGYWAWDPVENASFLPWLTATAFIHSTMVQERKQMLRLWTMSLALASFILTILGTFMTRSGIFNSVHSFTQSDIGPTFLVFIAVLLVISIALLATRGHLLVAQGRITSWMSRETSILVNNLVFVAITFTVLLGTVYPLISEAVRGVRVSVGEPYFNKMAVPGGIAVLFLMGVGPMLPWGTPDKAAVRRQFLIPAGVGLAVTALCYGMGLRGVYPLLTFGLAGFVTLITLRELMAPVRVRMTERKEGLVTAVVQSASKARRRFGGYVVHLGIVVIIVAVAASSAYVTHTSGTLRMGQTMTLSGYQLKFLGMTSGEEPHRAFTAARVEVTTPGGQVEEFLPRMNYYERSTDPVGTPAVRESPKEDLYVSLMAYSQEAGTASLNVWVFPLVGWIWWSIPILVLGSLIAMWPSRRRVAVSTASTPAAAGAAPPVADGDMNRGAA